One region of Chlorobiota bacterium genomic DNA includes:
- a CDS encoding PD40 domain-containing protein, translating into MKLLFALFLLSIPLLVPLSGCGSSRCTSVSAFGNLGPEINSPFDDYAPVLQDSGTIIFTSNRDIPGTGGLRQQFADSRPAHLFSSMRLSERWDEAFLYQLAPGAEGREEATIAWAPQGDPFGIIAYFCGCDRPAGIGGCDLYAVTEGDAAAVINLGPIINSTMWESQPFVTADGQQLWFASNRPGGIGGYDLYVAERQPGGTWGEPRNAGPVVNSPNDELSPFVDPSTGTLYFASRTADHGLDLFQQKKGATKREALDAPYNSEADDFTPYVILGKLYLASNRGGGCDGYDLYAFPLEK; encoded by the coding sequence ATGAAGCTCCTGTTCGCGCTCTTTCTCCTGAGCATCCCGCTCCTTGTTCCCCTTTCCGGTTGCGGCTCCAGCCGTTGCACAAGCGTTTCGGCGTTTGGCAATCTTGGGCCGGAGATCAACTCACCATTCGACGACTACGCGCCGGTGCTGCAGGATAGTGGAACGATCATCTTCACCAGCAACCGCGACATCCCCGGCACCGGAGGGCTGCGCCAGCAGTTTGCCGATTCCCGCCCGGCGCATCTTTTTTCCTCGATGCGGTTGTCCGAGCGGTGGGACGAAGCCTTTCTGTACCAGCTTGCCCCCGGCGCGGAAGGGCGCGAGGAAGCCACCATCGCATGGGCACCACAAGGGGACCCGTTTGGAATTATCGCTTACTTCTGCGGGTGCGACCGCCCGGCAGGAATCGGCGGCTGCGACCTGTACGCCGTCACCGAAGGGGACGCGGCGGCGGTGATCAATCTTGGCCCCATCATCAACTCCACGATGTGGGAAAGCCAGCCCTTCGTCACCGCCGACGGCCAGCAACTTTGGTTTGCTTCCAACCGCCCCGGAGGGATTGGGGGATATGACCTGTACGTGGCCGAACGCCAACCCGGCGGAACGTGGGGGGAACCGCGCAATGCCGGCCCGGTGGTGAATTCGCCGAACGACGAGCTTTCTCCGTTCGTGGACCCCAGCACCGGAACCTTGTACTTCGCCTCCAGAACCGCCGACCACGGGCTTGACCTGTTCCAACAAAAAAAAGGGGCAACCAAGCGCGAAGCCCTGGATGCCCCTTATAATTCCGAAGCTGATGATTTCACCCCGTACGTGATCTTGGGGAAACTCTACCTTGCCAGCAACCGCGGCGGGGGCTGCGATGGCTACGACCTGTACGCCTTCCCGTTGGAGAAGTAA
- a CDS encoding dipeptide ABC transporter ATP-binding protein — protein MENNTLLEIQNLKKYFPIKRGLLSKTVGFVKAVNDISLTIQRGETLGLVGESGCGKTTVGRSILRLIEPTSGSVKFEGREVTKMETSEMRTLRRQMQIIFQDPYSSLNPRITVGGMLAEIIKFHGLRSSQAEIQERVEELLNVVGLRPEYARRYPHEFSGGQRQRIGIARALSVQPKFIVCDEPVSALDVSIQSQVINLLEDLQRDFGLTYLFVAHNLSVVEHISDRVAVMYLGEIVELATSQELYTNPKHPYTQALMSAVPMPDPRRKPNRIILTGDVPSPANLPSGCHFHPRCPKAMPECKVAHPKLGDDGKGHHVRCLLYPESVPTTNAPAGATAEG, from the coding sequence ATGGAAAACAACACGCTTCTTGAAATCCAGAACTTGAAGAAATACTTCCCAATCAAACGGGGGTTGCTCAGCAAGACCGTTGGCTTTGTTAAGGCCGTCAACGACATCTCGCTGACAATCCAGCGAGGGGAGACGCTGGGGCTTGTGGGGGAATCTGGTTGCGGAAAAACAACCGTTGGCCGTTCCATCCTGCGGCTGATTGAGCCGACGTCCGGGTCGGTCAAGTTTGAAGGGCGCGAGGTGACGAAGATGGAGACCAGCGAGATGCGGACGCTGCGCCGCCAGATGCAGATCATCTTCCAGGACCCGTATTCATCGCTGAACCCGCGCATCACCGTTGGGGGGATGCTGGCAGAGATCATCAAGTTCCACGGCCTGCGCAGCAGCCAAGCCGAAATACAAGAGCGGGTGGAGGAATTGCTGAACGTTGTTGGGCTTCGTCCGGAATATGCGCGGCGTTACCCGCATGAGTTCAGCGGCGGGCAGCGGCAGCGGATTGGGATTGCACGCGCTTTGTCGGTCCAGCCAAAATTTATCGTCTGCGACGAGCCGGTTTCGGCACTTGATGTTTCCATCCAGTCGCAGGTCATCAACCTTCTGGAAGATTTGCAGCGCGATTTTGGGCTGACCTACCTGTTCGTTGCCCACAACCTTTCGGTGGTGGAGCATATCAGCGACCGTGTTGCGGTGATGTATTTGGGGGAGATTGTGGAGCTTGCCACCTCGCAGGAGTTGTACACCAACCCGAAGCACCCGTACACCCAAGCCTTGATGTCGGCAGTTCCGATGCCGGACCCGCGCCGCAAGCCAAACCGGATTATCCTAACCGGCGACGTGCCAAGCCCGGCGAACCTTCCCAGCGGCTGCCACTTCCACCCGCGCTGCCCAAAAGCAATGCCGGAATGCAAAGTAGCTCACCCCAAATTAGGGGATGACGGGAAGGGGCATCACGTCCGCTGCCTGCTCTATCCAGAAAGCGTGCCAACAACCAACGCCCCGGCCGGGGCAACAGCGGAGGGCTAA
- a CDS encoding RsmE family RNA methyltransferase, which yields MSAVSIAPSGIALLPPRSLLRRKRLRIPQNWRRREAGQSEQNRIMQRSWARPQSANIIAFMEHHFSSSIPALWYAGPIPHADGAIRLEADEARHARALRLAVGDRAILLDGKGRKIEAEVVAWEKSGPLLRCLNNLLESDAGWPYIALGFGMIDDRSRVEWLVEKSVELGVRELLPIRTQRSEGHLHRERLLRVAVAALKQSQRSYLPLLHQPTTLVQALRHSTDPLILCHEQRVGQQTLNQALQQHGGNRTMLLIGPEGGFTEAEVAEAEAAGALVATLGPARLRAETAAIAAAAIAGHQLLEHRS from the coding sequence ATGAGTGCCGTCTCCATCGCCCCATCGGGCATCGCACTGCTTCCGCCGCGCTCCCTGCTCCGCCGCAAGCGGCTTCGCATCCCCCAAAATTGGAGAAGGCGTGAAGCGGGCCAATCGGAACAGAATCGTATCATGCAGCGGAGCTGGGCGCGCCCGCAATCTGCAAACATCATAGCCTTCATGGAGCATCATTTTTCTTCCTCGATACCGGCACTTTGGTACGCCGGGCCAATCCCCCACGCCGATGGAGCTATCCGCTTGGAAGCCGATGAGGCACGCCACGCCCGAGCATTGCGGCTGGCGGTTGGGGACCGGGCAATACTGCTGGATGGCAAGGGGAGAAAGATTGAGGCGGAGGTTGTGGCGTGGGAGAAATCGGGACCACTGCTGCGATGCCTCAACAACTTGTTGGAGAGCGACGCGGGCTGGCCGTATATTGCCCTTGGCTTCGGGATGATAGATGACCGCAGCCGCGTGGAATGGCTGGTGGAAAAATCGGTTGAGCTTGGGGTGCGGGAGCTTCTGCCAATCAGGACCCAACGCTCGGAAGGGCATCTGCACCGCGAACGATTGCTGCGGGTGGCGGTGGCCGCGCTGAAGCAATCGCAACGGAGCTACCTTCCGCTGCTCCATCAGCCAACAACGCTGGTGCAAGCGCTTCGGCACAGCACGGATCCATTGATTCTTTGCCACGAGCAAAGGGTCGGGCAGCAGACTTTGAACCAAGCCCTGCAACAGCACGGCGGAAACCGAACAATGCTCCTGATTGGTCCCGAAGGAGGATTCACCGAAGCAGAAGTTGCCGAAGCCGAAGCCGCGGGCGCACTGGTGGCCACGCTTGGTCCGGCGCGATTGCGTGCCGAAACCGCAGCCATTGCCGCCGCAGCCATTGCCGGGCATCAACTGCTGGAGCACCGTAGTTGA
- a CDS encoding RNA polymerase sigma factor: MTLTDVFIGRSSQPRQLDDDELMLRVRNGDELAFRTLYDRYKNQIFWFCYRTLKDRDTAKDAVQEVFIRIYRMRDKYVPGTNFTGWIHSMARNQCLNIHRTQKDTEPFDELQDYAIQMANERSDTALQDHLAYEVAQLPEIYREALVLREYEGRSYQEIVEITGLSLSAVKFRIFKARDLLRERLAKRLDEFD, encoded by the coding sequence GTGACCCTTACCGATGTGTTCATAGGGCGATCATCTCAGCCGCGTCAACTTGATGACGACGAGCTGATGCTGCGCGTGCGCAACGGAGATGAACTTGCGTTCAGAACCTTGTACGACCGCTACAAGAATCAAATCTTTTGGTTCTGCTACCGGACGTTGAAGGACCGCGACACGGCCAAAGATGCCGTGCAAGAGGTCTTTATCCGCATCTACCGGATGCGCGATAAATATGTGCCGGGGACAAATTTTACGGGTTGGATCCATTCAATGGCGCGAAATCAATGCTTAAACATCCACCGCACCCAGAAGGATACCGAGCCGTTCGACGAGCTTCAGGACTACGCCATCCAGATGGCCAACGAACGCTCCGACACCGCTTTGCAGGATCACCTTGCCTACGAAGTTGCCCAGCTTCCCGAAATCTACCGCGAAGCATTGGTGCTGCGGGAATATGAGGGGCGGTCCTACCAAGAAATTGTCGAGATAACAGGGCTGTCGCTTTCGGCGGTGAAGTTTAGAATTTTCAAGGCCCGCGACCTGCTGCGGGAACGCCTGGCCAAACGGCTGGATGAGTTCGATTAA
- a CDS encoding Lrp/AsnC family transcriptional regulator, whose translation MRLSTDLDGIDLELLRILQTNGRISQGALAEQVGLSSPAVAERLRKLEDRGVIRGFHAQLDPQYLALDITAFIEVRVDSSTHYPKFLAKAVAHEEIMECHAITGDGSHLIKIRTKNTATLEALLAEIQRWSGVVKTRTSLVLSTHKEGLAMPLIHADEVVSEGRRERGTKPAQT comes from the coding sequence ATGCGCCTTTCCACTGATCTTGACGGCATAGACCTTGAGCTGCTTCGCATCCTTCAAACGAACGGGCGGATTAGCCAAGGGGCGTTGGCCGAGCAAGTTGGGTTATCCTCCCCTGCAGTTGCCGAGCGGCTGCGGAAGCTGGAAGACCGCGGGGTGATTCGTGGTTTCCATGCCCAGTTGGACCCGCAGTATCTGGCGCTTGACATCACCGCGTTCATCGAGGTTCGGGTGGATTCCAGCACCCACTACCCCAAATTTTTGGCAAAGGCAGTGGCGCACGAGGAGATTATGGAGTGCCACGCAATCACCGGCGACGGAAGCCACCTTATCAAGATTCGCACCAAGAACACCGCAACGCTCGAGGCGTTGTTGGCCGAGATTCAGCGGTGGTCGGGGGTGGTGAAAACCCGCACCAGTTTGGTGCTTTCCACCCACAAGGAGGGGCTTGCCATGCCGCTTATCCACGCCGACGAGGTGGTAAGCGAAGGGCGGCGCGAGCGGGGCACGAAGCCGGCACAAACATAG
- a CDS encoding T9SS type A sorting domain-containing protein, translating into MNARTIPAFLLLLGIALLLPLLPASAQIGTADGMVSSQQGTEYFVSFPQNGDEQRKPSPRFLGLWITSQVPTTGTIEIPNGQTDWTVKSFTTKPGELTMIELPASLEQIISEEIVRGGVRILSRDPISVYAYHSRYLSAAAYPAVPVNLWGRRYLPLSLPAADGAYNSARTSQIQIVAAFDGTLVTIRPSVRLYTKAAGEEVQVVLKKGETYLFQAFKDQSVEGNGDLSGTEITSNFPIGVVTGHVRAPITVSGSFNSVQDYASHQAAMILPDSLWGQEYYSAPMNGVGRFRAIASSYNTQITVTWCKPDGSVDRQETVTLNRGELFDTRGTAINGASYWSATRPILVMQHQTGGGYSNPLANAPAMVPLTAADQFTTQATIAAPAELRGERFQQAQLTVLAKGNGGNPFGDLQLDGVAIGSMAGITPRRIGQTPCWYATIPVASGGHLLSAVNGVTFTGTLRSGSASDGLTYTIPTWVPQVGPDTDAPFVKDQASGTKGEFQLDISDRTQGYFSGVNDVRLLNSPGWKRVQYSAPLTMDDDATAFFKSTSDPSGPLSIQMCDNVGNCKVIELPGVCFKTASLDRNAVAIETSQGKSATERLNVSSNICGDEAHVEFLGFVGGDAGQYLAASLNGGGATTATIAANRAIPLAITVVGNPSKGNYSTTLRLKADDSTLAIPITLEVSGPSGVDFAEASEQQRVVLAPNPFTTSTFLLADRPLGSNATLMVSDHLGRLIRSFQPDQLAGKTRVEWDGTSNDGSPSASGMYLLTINDGRSRTVRSVLLLR; encoded by the coding sequence ATGAACGCACGAACCATACCAGCATTTCTCCTCCTTCTTGGCATTGCCCTTCTGCTGCCGCTGCTTCCCGCTTCGGCACAGATTGGCACGGCTGATGGAATGGTGAGTAGCCAGCAAGGAACGGAGTACTTCGTCTCGTTCCCGCAAAACGGCGATGAGCAGCGGAAGCCATCCCCACGGTTTTTGGGGCTGTGGATCACCTCCCAGGTCCCAACCACCGGAACCATCGAAATTCCAAATGGCCAAACCGACTGGACGGTGAAATCCTTCACCACCAAGCCCGGCGAGCTTACCATGATCGAGCTTCCGGCTTCGCTGGAGCAGATCATCAGCGAAGAAATTGTTCGCGGCGGGGTGCGCATCCTTTCGCGGGATCCGATCTCCGTCTATGCCTACCACTCCCGTTATCTTTCGGCTGCGGCCTATCCGGCGGTTCCGGTTAATCTGTGGGGGCGGCGGTACCTTCCTCTCTCGCTTCCGGCTGCCGATGGGGCCTATAACTCCGCCCGCACCAGCCAAATCCAGATTGTTGCCGCCTTCGATGGAACCCTTGTCACCATCCGCCCAAGCGTCCGGTTATACACCAAAGCTGCTGGCGAGGAAGTCCAAGTTGTGCTGAAAAAAGGGGAGACGTATCTGTTCCAAGCCTTCAAAGATCAAAGCGTTGAAGGGAATGGCGATTTAAGCGGGACGGAGATCACCTCCAATTTCCCAATCGGCGTGGTGACTGGCCACGTGCGTGCGCCAATCACTGTTTCCGGCAGCTTTAACTCGGTGCAAGATTACGCCAGCCACCAAGCGGCAATGATCCTGCCCGATTCCCTGTGGGGTCAGGAATACTACTCTGCGCCGATGAATGGAGTTGGCCGCTTCCGTGCGATTGCTTCCTCCTACAACACCCAAATCACCGTCACGTGGTGCAAGCCGGATGGATCGGTTGATCGCCAGGAAACGGTGACGCTGAACCGTGGCGAGCTGTTCGACACTCGCGGCACAGCGATCAATGGAGCCAGCTACTGGAGCGCGACCCGGCCAATTCTGGTGATGCAACATCAAACGGGTGGGGGCTACTCCAACCCGTTGGCCAACGCCCCGGCAATGGTTCCGCTAACCGCAGCCGACCAGTTCACCACCCAGGCAACGATTGCTGCGCCGGCCGAGCTTCGTGGCGAGCGATTCCAGCAAGCGCAGCTAACGGTGCTGGCCAAAGGAAATGGGGGGAACCCGTTCGGCGATCTTCAGCTTGATGGTGTGGCGATTGGCAGCATGGCGGGCATCACCCCCCGCCGAATTGGCCAAACGCCATGCTGGTACGCCACGATTCCGGTGGCTTCCGGGGGGCATCTGCTATCAGCCGTTAATGGAGTCACCTTCACCGGAACGCTCCGCTCCGGCTCCGCCAGCGATGGCCTAACCTACACGATCCCCACGTGGGTTCCGCAAGTTGGCCCCGACACCGACGCGCCATTTGTGAAGGATCAAGCATCCGGCACAAAAGGTGAATTCCAGCTTGACATCAGCGACCGCACGCAAGGATATTTCAGCGGAGTGAACGATGTCCGGCTGCTGAATAGTCCGGGTTGGAAGCGCGTTCAATACTCCGCGCCGCTAACCATGGACGACGACGCAACCGCATTCTTCAAATCCACCAGCGACCCCAGCGGGCCGTTGAGCATCCAGATGTGCGATAACGTCGGGAACTGCAAGGTGATAGAGCTTCCAGGCGTTTGCTTCAAGACCGCAAGCCTTGACCGCAACGCCGTGGCAATTGAAACTTCGCAGGGGAAATCGGCCACCGAAAGGCTGAATGTTTCCTCCAATATCTGCGGCGATGAAGCTCACGTTGAATTCCTTGGCTTTGTTGGCGGCGATGCCGGCCAGTACCTTGCCGCGTCGCTGAATGGCGGTGGCGCAACCACGGCAACAATTGCGGCAAACAGGGCAATCCCGCTGGCAATCACCGTTGTGGGAAATCCCAGCAAAGGGAACTACTCCACCACGCTGCGGCTGAAAGCCGACGACTCAACGTTGGCGATTCCCATTACGCTGGAGGTTTCCGGTCCATCGGGCGTTGATTTTGCGGAGGCTTCGGAACAGCAGCGCGTGGTGTTGGCCCCGAATCCGTTTACCACCAGCACCTTCTTGCTTGCCGACCGCCCGCTTGGGAGCAACGCCACGTTGATGGTGAGCGATCATCTTGGCCGCCTGATTCGCAGCTTCCAACCGGACCAGCTTGCTGGAAAAA
- a CDS encoding right-handed parallel beta-helix repeat-containing protein — protein sequence MMRRLSIPLLLLALFPSMLFARTIHVSPNGSDGGDGSSGQPFQTIMKALEEAADDDVIELRTGTYQSNELRITQNNLTIRSASGQWAKIVAPVDVEDIGSCIWYREPEVTGGRLERLEIVGGYYYGVKFETNWDFTDDNGVQLQLSQRRGVKGVTIIGCKIHDTGRDCIKLTPGCADISILSCEIYRSGVGPANDPTNPDPYSHNAEGIDNVNAARMVVRNCYFHDISTTGIYAKGGATDCLIEQNLIVNTGDGGIFLGFDTDLEFFDTIQNPNHYDCIRGMARNNIIVNTGGAGIGFWGAKDCQAINNTVITASTNFHAPLFINHNSMYYGEEPEPSVEMPCEGIVVKNNIFVDNTGTGDEDYTAIIRPMGLVGTNDFSNNCYFKAGKAAQFDIAGDAAVNFSEWRAFVKGEAMSMEADPQLNNQHHLNAGSPCIDKGASTTGTTNDYDGNPRSSAVDIGADEHGGPALATPPEGNTVGTGLNGATSGVAQEPRPAAVRVVRGEGGMFLIELPRVSRNQPAALFAIGGQRVASFMPESEVLTVDLASQPDGIYLLQLASETVALVKL from the coding sequence ATGATGAGGAGACTATCCATTCCACTGCTACTGCTGGCGCTGTTTCCATCCATGCTTTTTGCGCGAACAATCCATGTTAGCCCAAACGGAAGCGATGGTGGCGACGGCAGTTCGGGGCAACCGTTCCAAACGATCATGAAAGCCTTGGAGGAAGCTGCCGACGACGACGTGATTGAGCTACGCACCGGAACGTATCAAAGCAACGAACTTCGCATCACCCAGAACAACCTCACCATCCGCTCGGCCAGTGGCCAATGGGCCAAAATTGTTGCCCCCGTGGATGTTGAAGATATTGGCTCCTGCATCTGGTACCGCGAACCAGAGGTGACGGGGGGAAGGCTGGAGCGGTTGGAGATTGTTGGGGGATACTACTACGGCGTGAAATTTGAAACCAACTGGGACTTCACCGACGACAACGGCGTGCAGCTTCAGCTGTCACAACGGCGCGGGGTGAAAGGGGTGACGATCATCGGTTGCAAAATCCACGACACCGGGCGCGATTGCATCAAACTCACCCCGGGCTGCGCGGACATCTCCATCCTTTCCTGCGAGATTTACCGCAGCGGAGTTGGTCCGGCCAACGACCCCACCAACCCCGACCCGTACTCGCACAACGCCGAAGGGATTGATAACGTGAACGCCGCGCGGATGGTGGTCCGCAACTGCTACTTCCACGACATCTCAACCACTGGGATTTATGCCAAAGGGGGAGCAACCGATTGCTTGATTGAGCAAAACCTGATTGTCAACACCGGCGACGGTGGGATTTTTTTGGGGTTCGATACCGATCTGGAGTTCTTCGACACCATCCAAAACCCCAACCACTACGATTGCATCAGGGGGATGGCACGGAACAACATCATTGTGAACACCGGCGGCGCGGGAATCGGTTTTTGGGGAGCAAAGGATTGCCAAGCAATCAACAACACCGTCATCACCGCAAGCACGAATTTCCACGCGCCGCTGTTCATCAACCATAACTCCATGTACTACGGCGAGGAACCCGAACCAAGCGTGGAGATGCCGTGCGAAGGAATCGTGGTGAAGAACAACATCTTTGTTGACAACACCGGAACCGGAGACGAAGATTACACGGCGATTATCCGCCCAATGGGGTTGGTGGGGACCAACGACTTCAGCAACAACTGCTATTTCAAAGCTGGGAAGGCTGCGCAATTCGATATCGCCGGCGATGCTGCCGTGAATTTCAGCGAGTGGAGGGCATTCGTGAAAGGGGAGGCGATGAGCATGGAAGCGGATCCGCAGCTGAACAACCAGCACCATCTGAACGCCGGAAGCCCTTGCATTGACAAAGGAGCAAGCACCACCGGGACAACCAACGATTATGATGGAAACCCACGCAGCAGCGCGGTGGATATCGGTGCCGACGAGCATGGCGGGCCGGCACTGGCAACCCCACCAGAAGGGAACACCGTTGGAACCGGGCTGAATGGAGCAACCAGCGGCGTTGCCCAGGAGCCTCGACCCGCAGCAGTTCGCGTTGTTCGCGGGGAAGGGGGGATGTTCCTGATTGAGCTACCCCGGGTGTCCCGAAATCAACCAGCCGCACTGTTTGCGATCGGCGGCCAGCGGGTGGCTTCGTTTATGCCAGAATCGGAGGTCCTAACCGTGGACCTTGCGTCCCAACCAGACGGCATCTACCTGCTGCAACTTGCCAGCGAAACGGTGGCGTTGGTGAAGCTGTGA
- a CDS encoding adenylosuccinate lyase: MIERYTRPQMGAIWQDQNKYTIWLEIETLAVEAQAEMGIIPTEAAQAIRERGAFDVARVLEIEETTKHDVIAFLTNVAEYVGEPSRYVHLGMTSSDVLDTCLAVQLKQAGEIILADLEALRDVLARRAKEFKYTMTIGRSHGIHAEPTTFGLKLALWHQETVRNIERMKRAIEVIAYGQISGAVGTFEHLSPQVEEYVCQRLGLKADPVTTQVIQRDRHAEYMATLGVIAATLEQFATEIRHLQRTEVLEAEEYFSAGQKGSSAMPHKRNPIISERICGMARIIRANALAAMENVALWHERDISHSSVERVICPDSTIALDYILDKMTSMMDRLLVYPETMMKNLEITSGLHFSQTILLELAKRGISREDAYRMVQRNAMEVWQTREPFAQVLKRDAELTALLPPEEIDSLCDLQKSIRNVDHIFQRCGLGE; the protein is encoded by the coding sequence ATGATTGAACGTTACACGCGCCCGCAGATGGGCGCAATCTGGCAGGACCAAAACAAGTACACCATCTGGTTGGAGATTGAAACCCTTGCGGTGGAAGCCCAAGCCGAAATGGGAATCATCCCCACCGAAGCCGCCCAAGCCATTCGCGAACGGGGTGCGTTCGACGTTGCGCGGGTGCTGGAAATCGAAGAGACCACCAAGCACGACGTGATCGCCTTCCTGACGAACGTGGCTGAGTATGTTGGCGAGCCATCCCGCTACGTCCACCTGGGGATGACCAGCAGCGACGTGCTGGACACCTGCCTTGCTGTGCAACTGAAGCAAGCGGGGGAGATCATCCTTGCCGACCTTGAGGCCCTGCGCGATGTGCTGGCCCGCCGCGCAAAGGAATTCAAATACACCATGACGATCGGTCGCTCGCACGGGATCCATGCCGAGCCGACCACCTTCGGGCTGAAGCTGGCATTGTGGCACCAGGAAACCGTGCGGAATATCGAGCGGATGAAGCGGGCGATTGAGGTGATTGCCTACGGCCAAATCTCCGGCGCGGTGGGAACCTTCGAGCATCTTAGCCCGCAGGTGGAGGAATACGTCTGCCAACGGCTGGGGCTGAAAGCGGACCCCGTAACAACCCAGGTAATCCAACGCGACCGCCATGCCGAATACATGGCCACCCTGGGGGTGATTGCCGCAACGCTGGAGCAGTTCGCAACCGAAATCCGCCACTTGCAACGGACCGAGGTGCTGGAGGCCGAGGAGTACTTCTCCGCAGGGCAGAAAGGGAGCTCCGCAATGCCGCACAAACGGAACCCGATTATCAGCGAGCGGATTTGCGGAATGGCGCGGATTATCCGCGCAAACGCCCTTGCCGCAATGGAAAATGTTGCGCTGTGGCACGAGCGCGACATCAGCCACTCCTCGGTGGAGCGGGTGATCTGCCCCGACAGCACCATCGCCCTTGATTACATCCTGGACAAAATGACCTCCATGATGGACCGCCTGCTGGTCTATCCCGAAACCATGATGAAAAATTTGGAGATCACCAGCGGGCTTCACTTCTCGCAAACGATCTTGTTGGAGTTGGCCAAGCGGGGCATCAGCCGCGAAGATGCCTACCGGATGGTCCAACGGAACGCCATGGAGGTGTGGCAAACCCGCGAGCCGTTCGCCCAGGTCCTGAAACGGGATGCCGAGCTGACCGCGCTCCTTCCCCCCGAGGAGATTGACAGCCTGTGCGATCTCCAAAAATCTATCCGAAACGTTGACCACATCTTCCAGCGGTGCGGGCTGGGGGAGTAG
- the glnA gene encoding type I glutamate--ammonia ligase, which translates to MTKQQVLELAHERNVQFVNLQFTDIVGVLKAVTIPVWKLEEAIDNNVWFDGSSIEGFTRIHESDMFLKLDLDTFAVIPWTKNSPSGTLARIICDVFMPDGSPFEGDPRYILKRQLERAKQMGYVFNVGPELEFFLFKKENGKLTALPHDEGGYFDQTTDAAAEIRQEMTMSLQEFGIDVEALHHEVAIGQHEIDFRYCDALAGADASVTLRYAFKSIAQRHGLHATFMPKPITGINGSGMHVHQSLFTAEGKNMMFDADGIYSLSDFAQNFIAGQLHHIKALNAIINPTINSYKRLVVGYEAPVNVAWGQKNRSVLIRVPRYTPGREKAVRVEIRCPDPAANPYLAFAVLLAAGLDGVEKKMTPPAPVEDDIFEMTAEEAHERGIGSVAATLKEALDELAANDVVRGALGEFTFNKFYAAKMQEWDQYRIAVSQWELDRYLEVH; encoded by the coding sequence ATGACCAAACAGCAAGTGTTGGAATTAGCACACGAGCGCAACGTGCAGTTTGTGAACCTTCAGTTCACCGATATTGTTGGCGTGCTGAAAGCGGTGACAATCCCCGTTTGGAAGTTGGAAGAAGCCATTGACAACAACGTCTGGTTCGACGGAAGCTCGATTGAGGGATTCACCCGAATCCATGAAAGCGACATGTTCCTGAAGCTGGACCTGGACACGTTCGCCGTGATTCCATGGACCAAGAACTCCCCCAGCGGAACCCTTGCCCGCATCATCTGCGACGTGTTCATGCCGGATGGTTCGCCGTTCGAGGGGGACCCGCGCTATATCCTGAAACGCCAGCTTGAGCGGGCAAAGCAGATGGGATATGTGTTCAACGTTGGGCCGGAGTTGGAGTTCTTCCTGTTCAAGAAGGAGAACGGGAAATTGACGGCACTTCCCCACGACGAAGGGGGGTATTTCGACCAAACCACCGATGCCGCCGCCGAGATTCGCCAGGAGATGACGATGTCGCTGCAGGAGTTCGGCATTGACGTTGAGGCACTGCACCACGAGGTTGCGATTGGCCAGCATGAGATTGACTTCCGCTACTGCGACGCGCTTGCCGGTGCCGACGCTTCGGTGACGTTGCGGTATGCCTTCAAGTCCATTGCCCAACGCCACGGGCTGCACGCCACCTTCATGCCAAAACCGATTACCGGGATCAACGGGTCGGGGATGCACGTCCATCAATCGCTTTTCACCGCCGAAGGGAAAAACATGATGTTCGATGCCGATGGCATTTACTCACTGAGCGATTTCGCGCAGAACTTCATTGCGGGGCAGCTGCACCACATCAAGGCATTGAACGCCATTATCAACCCCACCATCAACAGCTACAAGCGATTGGTGGTTGGCTACGAAGCACCGGTGAACGTGGCTTGGGGCCAAAAAAACCGCTCGGTTCTGATCCGTGTGCCGCGCTACACCCCGGGCCGCGAGAAAGCCGTTCGCGTGGAAATCCGCTGCCCAGACCCAGCAGCAAACCCATACTTAGCCTTCGCCGTGCTGCTTGCCGCCGGGCTTGATGGCGTTGAAAAGAAGATGACCCCGCCAGCCCCCGTGGAAGATGACATCTTTGAGATGACCGCCGAGGAAGCACACGAGCGGGGAATCGGCTCGGTGGCCGCCACGCTGAAGGAGGCTCTGGACGAATTGGCCGCCAACGACGTGGTCCGTGGTGCGTTGGGTGAGTTCACCTTCAACAAATTCTACGCAGCGAAGATGCAGGAATGGGATCAGTACCGGATTGCGGTTTCGCAGTGGGAGCTGGACCGCTACCTTGAGGTCCACTAA